Part of the Pelmatolapia mariae isolate MD_Pm_ZW linkage group LG3_W, Pm_UMD_F_2, whole genome shotgun sequence genome is shown below.
AGTTGTATTAGCCAGACCACATCCTTTAAAATCAGCAGAAATAGCTTCCTGGGGCGTTTATATGCTAACTGTGAACTTTGGGACCATCTCCGTTACAGTGAATGCTACATAGATACAGTTAATTACTTGAGCTGGCTGAGCTGGTATTGTTTATCATCCTTCAGCTCAGAGAGCTTCTTTGCTCCAGTTTCTCCTGGATcgttgtagctcaggtccaacTCTTTCAGGTGTGAAGGGTTTGACTTTAGAGCTGAGACCAGAGACTCGCAGCCTTTTTCTGTCACCAGACAACCGGATAACCTGAGAAAACACAATATTTGATACATCAgaaagtattttaaataaataaaataatggcaaCGAAAATGAGGTTCTACATAAGAACAGATCATGTTCTGTTCAAATGTCTAAAGAACAGGCTCTGCCAATTATGTTAAATTGCTGCAGGTTTGGTGGGTTGTTAATCCATTGTGGTGTTGAATATAAGCATTAAACATGTACCTCAGAGTTTCCAGTCTGCAGCACTGACTCGACAGTCCTTTACACAGCAGCTCCACTCCTGAATCTCTCAGGTCATTGTTGCTCAGGTCCAGATGTCGTAGAGGTGAGAAAGGGAAGGTGAGACCAAAGGCCAGATGTTCAACCCACTCTTCAGTCACTTTACAGTCTGCTAGTCTAAACAGGGTGATAGgtttttgaaggaaaaaaaacagtttaaagctgtacataaaaatacataatgAAGGCATCATTTCCATTGGGGACAGGGAGGATCTGTTCCCTCTACTTTCTATTAACATTCAAGCCAACAATCTTTCGTATTGTTGGCTTCATTAAGGGTTAAACAGTTAATCTGTTTACTTACAAGGCTGTTCTGCTGCTTCTCACTGCTGGTATCAGCCTCCATCTGCCCTCATCTGATGTGTTGTAACTCTTTAAGTCCAAGACTTCCAAATCATTCTTCGATACCTGCAGCATGTAGGCCAGTGCAGAGCAGTGCAGGGGAGTCAACTCTGTTTTTGAACGATCTGACAGTTTGAGATATTCCTGAATCTCATCTTTGACTTTGTGATCTCTCATCTCAACCATAGTCTGGAAAAGGTTGATGCAGCTGTCTGGAGAGAGGTTCTTCCTTCTGATAGTCTTGAGGTAAGTCAAGATTTTCTTGTCAGTATCTTGACTTTGATCTGGTGGAGCCAGCAGAACCTGAAGGACTCTGCGATTGGGTTCAACCAGGAGGCCAAGAAGGAATCTCAGGAAGAAGTCCAGGTGGCCATTTTTCTTCTCCAGCACTTTATCAACCGTCATCTTTAACAGATCAAGTAAAGAATATTCTTGGCTCTTTAGATCGAGGAAGCTGCTGAGCTGTCTGGTATCATTATTTATGAAACAGTGATAGACGTGGAGAGCTGCAAAGAACTCCTGCACAGTCAGATGTACAAAGAAGAAAACCTTTTTCTGGGAAATGATTTCTTCTTCCCGAAGTACTGTGGTGCAAAATCCAGAGTAGATGGATGCTTCTTTAATGTCAATGCCAAAGCCTTCCAGGTCTTCCTCATAGAAGATGAGGTTGTTCTTCAGCAGCTGCTCAAATGCAAGCTTGCCGAGTTTCAGAAGAAATTCTTTGTGTGTCTTCAgaagcttttctttgtttgtctcaACCTTCTTGTCATATTTTCTGCTTCTACGCTTTGTTTGTGCAAACAGGAAGTATGACATCATCTCTGTAAGAGTTTGAGgaatttcagtttcagtttctcCTCCAAAGACTTCCTGGAATAACACTGCAGAAATCCAGCAGAAGATCGGGATCTGACACATGATGTCGAGACTCTGTGAAGACTGAATATGTTTAATGATCCTTTCAGCAAGACCAGGATCATGACTAAATCTCCTCCTGAAGTATTCAGCTTTTTGAGGATCATTGAACCCTCTTATCTCTGTCACCATGTCAACATGTTCTgcagggatctgattggctgctgctggACGGGAAGTAATCCAGAGCTTTGCTTCAGGAAGAAGCTTACCCTGGATGAGGTTTGCTAGGAGATTACTCACAGATGTTACTTCCTTGACAGATGTTATAGTCCTAAAGCCTTCAAAGTCCAGCTGAAACCTGCTTTCATCCAGACCATCCAGGATCAGAACAATCTTGGTTTTGGTATAATCCACTGAATCTTTGAGTTCAGACAGTGTGGGGTGAAATAAAGTCAGGAGCTCATGTAGGCTTTTCTCTCCTTTAATCaaattcagctctctgaaagcaAGACTGAAAACAAAGTCTACATCCTGGTTTTCCTTCTCTTCGGCCCAGTCAAGAATGAATTTCTGCACAGAAAATGATTTTCCAATTCCTGCAACGCCCTTTGTCACAACtgttctgtgaggtttgtcttGACCAGGCAACGGTTTCAACACATCATTTAGATttattatttgttgttctgAACGGTGTCTTATCAGTTTACGTTTGAGCAGCCTGGCTTCATGCTCTTCATGTGACCTTTCACTCTCTCCAGTGGTTATATGAAGCTCTGTGTAGATGTTGTTCAGTGAACTCAGCTTGTCACCATTACCTTCAGAGACTGAGGAAAATGTCTCTTTCATTGCTTCTTTTAATTTCTTCTTTGTCTCCAAAAGATCAATTTTACCTGTAATGCAGTGAAACACATCAAAGATGCTCAGCTGGTTAATACCAGATCGCTTTAATTTGGTCAGAGAAAAATGCGAGAAATTCCTGACCTGATTTGGGGGTTTAAATCTTCTTAAAATTTTGAAAAAATTGGTTTGTAAATTACATTAAATGGATGAAAATCGTATaaaggtgctttataaatacagTCCAGTTACCAAAAACCTGATACTCTTGgatttaatgtgtgtttttaaacttaacttaaaatgtaacatttcttaaaagatcaaatgtatttttatttggttctttgatttatttattgtcatGCAATCTTTCTTTAACCAAGTCATTAAAGACTAAAAGATGATTCCCAGCAGTGATTATGCAAAACTCTGTTAACACATTTTTTTGCAGTAACAGAGATAGTAGTGACATAAAGTATGTCAACTTACcaatatgtgtttttgtgtctgtctcttgttttaatgtttttctggaTTTCTTCCCACACTGAGGACAAAGACAGTCTGCTGTTGAATCAGACTCATCCAGGTCTGAGCTGAGACACAGTTTGCAGCACCAGTGTTCACAGCTAAGCTGAACTGGATTCTTCATAACATCTTTGCAAACTGGACAGGTGGATGGCTTCTCAGTTACTGGTCTGTAGGAGGGTTTACAAATTAGACCTTAATTTAATTACTATAGCATGATTTTAGCTAATGGATAAATGGTACTGGTAGTTGAATAAATTGGTATGAAAACGGATAGATGTTTGCTCTtaactgtgttacaataaaATTTGAGAGGACAAACTTTTGTCACAGACAAAATTTGGGACATTTCTCAGAAATCACACAAATTACTTTCTTAAAAGCCCCAcgtaattgttttttttttttttgaaagttcAGTCTCTGCCCTACAAAGGAGTATTTGGGCCACATAAAAAAGTTGATCATTTTGAGATTGAAGTCGAAATGTAGAGGTTACAGTTGTTgtttcaagacaaactgccacagCTGCTGTAACCTCTGCAAAATGGCTTGTTTAGATGAATTAGTGAAGCAAACTGATCGGCCACAACATAAACCCTCTTTATTGGACGACGCTTTAACCATCGATACTTTTGCAACTGTCCATTACCAACCATTTCATTTTATACGAATCCCCTCTAAGACGCAGCTTTCTCTAACATCTATTCATTGCCCATATATTTATCACCACACTGCGTTTATGTGCTAAAAGAGCATTTCCTTCCTTGTTGCTAAAACTGACTCTGAAGTATAATTTCACTAACTCAGAGGGTACAACAAACATGGTAGTTTATCTTGAAACAACAGAGGTATTctctacatttctttttttttttctaaatagaATTACTATTTCAACTCTATCCTCAAAATGATCAACAATATGTTTTTTCCCTAATAATCCTCCGTACTGCTCTGCCTCATGTTTCCCTGTTTGATATCATTCAGCTTCCTCTCCATCAGCTCTCTCAGCTGGATGtgatatttcctgttttcctctgcAGTCTCACTGAGCTTAAAACAGTTAAGTCACAGTTAAAAACAGTTTCCCCTTCCCCAGTGGTTCTAGTAATAGTTGCTCATGAACAGCAGACAGTCCAAGACAATAAAGTTAGTCTAAGTCTGCAAGATGAGAGAATTATTGGAGAGAgactcaaataaaaaaaagagaaccaAGCAGGgtaaagcaaaaacacacaaatatgatGGAACTAGGTATTTAGGAGTAACTTACATTTTAAAACCCCAAACAACTGgaacaaaaatacatttaaacaaatgattATGAGTAATGGCCTTGAGCTGAACTTTATGCCCACAACAAATTCACATGTAATCATTTGGTCACATGGGTCTAACGAAATCTGCGGTGTCCACTACATTTCATATAGTGGAAAATAATTATCACAATATTGCCCTAAATGACTGTGATATGACACGTGATCGAATGTTTCGTCCATACTGTCCACTTTTATCTCTAATACACGTTTCTCTGAGCCTGTTTGATTCAACACGTTTGCCTCAGAAGCAGCATGAATGCCAGTGTCGCCTCAAACCAAATTTGTGATCATTTCATTGTACATGCAATTCAATGCACATAAATTCAAACCAAACTGGATCACTGACCTGTTCTAACCTGTTCTAACTCATAAACCTAACTAATCACACTGCTCCTCCTGGACCTGGCATTAGCTAATTGTTTAGAGCTCCCTTTCTAGTGGCTGTTCTTTAAGCTTGAGTTTCAGTAGTGTGATAGAGGCCCTTAGTAACTGCGGTCTAAACACCGGTGCCTCTTTGTAAAAGCAGGATTCACAAACCCATTATTTTTGTAATCCGCACCGTGGACTCATGTTCTACTTGTCGTTCCTCAGACAGCATTCAAACCATAGCAGAGCAAAATTCAGAATTATTGCATTTCCTCTGCCTTAATGGGCTGCATCCCAATCTGCTTCAGTCATTATTAACTTTGTGGAAAGTACAGTCTTCCAATATGCCCTCATATGCTGCTTCTGGGGCAAACCCCTCAAATTAAACAGTTTCAAATTCAAGGTTttgtctgctcctctctcctcgCCTTGGTGTTCATAAGGCAGAAGTGCTGAAAACATGATTACAAGTAAATTATGAATTCCTTTCGTCAGTTGCTTTGTATCCAAGCTTAAGGGTGTCCAATAACTAGTCCTCCAGGGAGAGAGCCCACTAATAATCAGGACTGCCAGTACATCTGTCAGATGCCATAGCACCAGTCTCCTGCAAGGCACTGCACTGCTCTTTAATTTAGTTCATGTGATCAGTCTTAATCTGGTACATCACATTGGACAGATTCATAATGAACACCCTCATCCCTCATAGAGACAAATACATTAACACTATGGAAGTCCATATCAAGCACTAAGTATAGCACTAAATATAACATTGTCAACCTGCTTAAGAATATTTGTAATGCAAGATATTTCACTCACTCAGTAAATCAGAATTACCTTTGTCTCTCCGTCTTACCAAcgttcaccaacgttattttcagcaaaataacgttggtgaagtctggagaggcctcagaaccatctcgggccacaaacatcagaactctctgcctgggagggatgtgaggtgggcaaatgaactgaatcatttcttcaacagatttgattcagccatgaggcagtctccaacatcggctgcagactcaaccacccccactgctgctgttccacctctgacacctcagacacttcacacctcctctattcaccctgctcactcctccccacccccaacaacagcatccaatacacaatcaacacaaggctccagcctgtctctctcaaccacccaggttaggagggaactgaggaggattaatggcaagaaggcagcgggtccagatggcatcagctcgagggtcgtcaggtcctgtgcagaccaactgtgtggggtgatggagcacctcttcaacctgagcctgaggctgggaagagtcccacagctctggaaaacctcctgtgttgtaccagtgccaaagacttcacgccccaaggacctcaacagctacaggccggtggctctgacatcccacctgatgaagaccctggagcggctggtcctggctcagcttcggcgccttgtgagctcatcactggacccacttcagtttgcctaccagcctggcattggagcggatgatgccgtcattcacctcctacatcgctcccttgctcacctggagaccgctgggagcactgtgagaatcatgttctttgatttctccagtgccttcaacactattcttccctcggttctgaaggacaagctggagaactcaggagtggaccatcacctcactacctggattttggactacctcaccgaccgaccacagtatgtgaggactcagggctgtgtgtcggacagggtcgtctgcagtacgggggccccacagggaacggttctggctccgttcctcttcaccatctacactgcagacttctcccacaactccacccagtgcttcctgcagaagttctctgatgactctgcaatcgtcggcctcatcactgatggggaccacaaggagtacagaggactgactcaggactttgtggactggtgccagctgaactacctccagatcaatgccagtaaaaccaaggagctggtggtagacttccgcaggcacaaacatcctccactgcaaccactgaacatccaaggtatggacattgagactgtggacagctacaggtaccttggtgttcatctgaacaacaaactggactggactcataactcagacgccctctacaggaaagggcagagcaggctgtacctgctgcggagactcaggtcgtttggagtggagggcccactcctgaagaccttctatgactctgtggtggcctcagccatcttttatggtgtggtctgctggggtggcagcatctctgctggggacaggaagagactgaacaggctgatccgaagggccagctctgttctaggatgccctgtggacccagtggaggtggtgagtgacaggagaatggtggctaagctgtcatccctgctggacaacatctcccaccccatgcaggagactgtgacagcactgagcagctccttcagtgggagactgcggcacccacggtgtgggacggagagatttcgcaggtctttcctccccactgctgtcagactccacaacaaagactttaactgatcatacacacacatccacaaatgtgcaataacactaatgtgcaataatctttctggcaccgttgtatttttcactctgttgtatataacatttgtattctatttttatcctattgtatattttattctattttattctactgtatatagtattctatttttattctattctgtacagttgtgtactgtatttattcttattttattttattctaattgtccttcataacttttgcactgtccacttcctgctgtgacaaaacaaatttcccacgtgtgggactaataaaggttatcttatcttatcttatcttatcttaaaaacgAAGGGCTCAAACTTGGATCTGTCGCTCCTCAGCAACATGGACCCAGACAACGCCGTCAACTGTGAACTAGACAGAAAATAATTCATATGAAACATTTTGATCACAAATCTTCACAAATGCATTTGTCAGTCTTGGTTATTTCAACCCCCCAGAATGCAGCTGTAGTCCAAGATGTTGGAGTCAGCGTACATTTGCAAGATGAGGGACTTAGTGCAGCAAGGACTGAATGGCAGTAATGACCTCGACAACAACAACCTCTCCACTGAAGATAGgaataaatcaataaacaaCATGATAGGCTGAGAGTAGAGAGTTAGGAGTGAGTGTTAGgtacttttaaaataaatgagaatTACCTTTGTGTCTTAAAACCGAGTGGCTCAAACTTGGATCTGTCACTCTTCAATGACATGGACTCAGACGAAGCCGTCGACTGTGAACTAGACAGAAAATAATTCTATGAAACATTTTTGATAGCGATATCATTTCACTGAATGTGTCTCATTGTGTCTTACTGTCTGACAGTTCAATCAAATTATGACAACACACCCCAAACACACTTTCCATAGCTCATTCTTGTAGATATAAACATGTTCACAAATACGTCACTCTTAGCAATTTCAACCCCCTGTACTAAAATGAAACAACGACctccacaacaacaacctctCCATTATGAAGGATTAAATCAATACACCACATTATGGGCTGAGAGTAGATAGGTAGTGGTGGCTGgaaagtacttttttttaatataaatgagaaTTACCTTTGTGTCTTAAAACCAAGTGGCTCAAACTTGGATCTGTCACTCTTTAAAGAAATATCGCTCGGCGCTGCAGATCCAGGTCCCGTAGACTGTGAACTAAACAGAGAACAGTCTGTTTACTGACTGACatcaatttatttaatttatactGTTTGTCAGATATCAATTCACCAAAACTTTCAATATAATGaagcattttaattttaatttgaagCATGTCCACAACTCCACATTCTTTTCAGAAGGTACAGTGACAAGACATTTGTTAGGGTTCATAGATTTACAACCTTTCAAAGCCGAGGGGCTCAAACTTGGATCTGTCACTCTCACTCATGCTGGGAGTGGTACTCATCTGTGAACTAGAAGGAGAAACGGTTTTAGGTCTCAAACatgccaaaaaaaccccccaagaTGATCACTTTGATAAATGCCCTAATTCATAAATGTATGTTAGAGTTAGATTTTTTGTGCTGGAGATGCTGGATGAATTTCGGTAGGGTTATCTACCTGAGTGAAGTTggcccccccaccttcttcaaatccaacaaaagtggtatcaaacgtttgtgctacgtttgtgctggtttgtgctggtttgtgctgcaaaaattttcgtttgtgccgctatcattttaaagatattaataaaaatttctagaggtcatcagaggtcaaccagcccccccacattaatggaatcaaacaaaactggtgtcaatcaactgtgctacgtttgtgctggtttgtgctgctaaaattgtcgtttgtgctgcctctgttttaaagatattaatgaaaatgtaaaggtcaaaaggtcaaccagcccccccacattacccaaatcaaacaaatttgATGTCAAAAGTTtttgctacgtttgtgctggtttgtgctgcaaagattttcgtttgtgctgctatcatttcaaaaatattaataaaataatgtccTGATGCGTGCTCAATCATCTAGGGAAGTAAattccaaaaggttgattctgttcatccggacattttcagtggaagaaacattttgtcactcatccaggtgacttcttcagtctcagctgactgcaggtttccccaagcttataaacagtacatttgcacagtgAAGGAAACTaccaccactgaatgaacaatgggctgggggGTTAATTCCATGATTGTTAGTATGCAAATTtttatgaccattgatcaacgaCTACTAATCAAAGACACAGATTCTcaaatggccatgagtaccattc
Proteins encoded:
- the LOC134624632 gene encoding NACHT, LRR and PYD domains-containing protein 5-like; the protein is MTEKKRKRSVSVESSSETPSSSQMSTTPSMSESDRSKFEPLGFESSQSTGPGSAAPSDISLKSDRSKFEPLGFKTQSSQSTASSESMSLKSDRSKFEPLGFKTQRPVTEKPSTCPVCKDVMKNPVQLSCEHWCCKLCLSSDLDESDSTADCLCPQCGKKSRKTLKQETDTKTHIGKIDLLETKKKLKEAMKETFSSVSEGNGDKLSSLNNIYTELHITTGESERSHEEHEARLLKRKLIRHRSEQQIINLNDVLKPLPGQDKPHRTVVTKGVAGIGKSFSVQKFILDWAEEKENQDVDFVFSLAFRELNLIKGEKSLHELLTLFHPTLSELKDSVDYTKTKIVLILDGLDESRFQLDFEGFRTITSVKEVTSVSNLLANLIQGKLLPEAKLWITSRPAAANQIPAEHVDMVTEIRGFNDPQKAEYFRRRFSHDPGLAERIIKHIQSSQSLDIMCQIPIFCWISAVLFQEVFGGETETEIPQTLTEMMSYFLFAQTKRRSRKYDKKVETNKEKLLKTHKEFLLKLGKLAFEQLLKNNLIFYEEDLEGFGIDIKEASIYSGFCTTVLREEEIISQKKVFFFVHLTVQEFFAALHVYHCFINNDTRQLSSFLDLKSQEYSLLDLLKMTVDKVLEKKNGHLDFFLRFLLGLLVEPNRRVLQVLLAPPDQSQDTDKKILTYLKTIRRKNLSPDSCINLFQTMVEMRDHKVKDEIQEYLKLSDRSKTELTPLHCSALAYMLQVSKNDLEVLDLKSYNTSDEGRWRLIPAVRSSRTALLADCKVTEEWVEHLAFGLTFPFSPLRHLDLSNNDLRDSGVELLCKGLSSQCCRLETLRLSGCLVTEKGCESLVSALKSNPSHLKELDLSYNDPGETGAKKLSELKDDKQYQLSQLNLEHGGSHRKKPGFKKYACELTLNSSTSHKNLLLSEGNRKVTWVEEEQPYPDHRERFNRCQQVLCEQGLQGRCYFELEVSGPFCVGLTYRNIGRKGDVDACKLGHNDKSWCLISADEGFFVQHNKEKVHVTPQALRSSRVGVYLDSEAKSLSFYRVSSDSIIRLHTFKTTFTDLLYPAVALHPQSSVLFCQVT